A single Brachionichthys hirsutus isolate HB-005 chromosome 17, CSIRO-AGI_Bhir_v1, whole genome shotgun sequence DNA region contains:
- the tet2 gene encoding methylcytosine dioxygenase TET2 → MQQPQKHQMQFPPNLGTSNLKTGLPQRPNNHCHQLSHADISQTSTQSQTHLPQGMVNQQVSTQMYHKAEQQQNTSCTQFQGGSPLPLRPVSTHADFQRHAALRMHLLQKQERQGLPHLPQNVYDTNHGLRAVKTDNGPRFQLPASQQQEHYLQMKEAGMGRIQVKQENQQSLCEQSKRQGSILASMEQSLKQYKLSPVFENKPMVMNTTHKVKVESSGPVTILSTNTDLNGAETSAVASPKQTMSTPKKEHLLQSFMDSPLKLLDNPIKNLLDTPIKTQYDIASCHCVEQISEKDEGPYYTHLGSAPTVAGIRETVEKRSGLTGRAIRIEKVIYTGKEGKSTQGCPIAKWVIRRSSVEEKLLVLVRERTGHKCDTACIIVVMLVWEGIPHNLADHLYLELSETLTKNGAHTQRRCALNEERTCACQGLDPDVSGASFSFGCSWSMYYNGCKFARSKIPRKFKLLGDDVKEEEKIEKNFQNLANLLAPLYQTLAPEAYGNQVEHEHRATDCRLGLKEGRPFSGVTACLDFCAHAHRDLHNMQGGSTLVCTLTSEDNRKIGVIPEDEQLHVLPLYKASSTDEFGNEEGQQEKIKSGAIQVLSAFRRQVRMLAEPAKSCRQKKLDAKKAAANKNVMLESANDKAEKALLTKSKLGTCENTSQNAPMEGAMGASLQSGQATHPLGVHHQQLQQQQHESILPLYPGSTNATSLFPNHPGTFPSTSKPSSMYPLQPPTPASPYPSPLHAPNSYINGSNHPYPGFQCNGGMPLDNYHPYYASNPKTLDIYRQQRPAVYSEQAYGVHQRYGVNYPPRYGDSGLQLSGFNTCSVRPIHPLRPYAPYGPNGASDPQIMEPHSRAPLAHEGLDYIAAVSKGNQLGGYPNPYLSRSPHIIAPGQDPFNMQIKTEMCMSHPQMLSTQLSGLSLSNGSVMGTGIKQEPGTPQTPTTPQKPEMWSDNEHNFLDPDIGGVAVAPSHGSVLIECAKRELHATTPLKNPNRNHPTRISLVFYQHKNMNEAKHGLALWEAKMAEKAREKEEETERNGGEGTPSKGSKKGVKREASETTGEPPCKRFIQALMEGSLSCTTNTFVSTSPYAFTKVTGPYNKFV, encoded by the exons ATGCAGCAACCACAAAAACATCAAATGCAGTTTCCACCAAATCTAGGCACCAGTAACCTCAAGACAGGCCTACCACAGAGGCCTAACAACCACTGCCACCAGCTTAGCCATGCAGACATCTCCCAGACCTCTACGCAGTCACAGACACACTTACCACAAGGCATGGTAAACCAACAGGTATCAACACAGATGTACCATAAAGCTGAACAGCAGCAGAATACATCATGCACGCAGTTCCAAGGGGGATCTCCACTACCTCTGAGACCTGTAAGTACCCATGCAGACTTTCAGAGGCATGCAGCCTTGCGCATGCATCTGCTACAGAAACAGGAGCGTCAAGGGCTTCCTCACCTCCCTCAGAATGTTTATGACACCAATCATGGTCTCAGAGCTGTGAAAACGGATAATGGACCCAGATTTCAGCTGCCTGCTTCACAACAACAGGAGCATTATTTACAAATGAAAGAGGCAGGGATGGGTAGAATTCAAGTCAAGCAGGAAAATCAACAATCCCTGTGCGAGCAAAGCAAGAGGCAGGGGAGCATTTTGGCTTCTATGGAACAAAGCCTGAAGCAGTACAAGCTTTCACCTGTATTTGAAAATAAACCCATGGTCATGAATACAACACACAAAGTTAAAGTGGAATCTTCTGGGCCTGTCACAATTCTATCAACCAACACAGACCTGAATGGAGCTGAAACTTCAGCAGTCGCCTCACCGAAACAAACCATGTCCACCCCTAAGAAAGAACATCTTTTACAAAGCTTCATGGATTCTCCTTTGAAGCTTTTAGATAACCCTATAAAGAATCTATTGGATACAcccataaaaacacaatatgATATTGCATCATGCCACTGTGTTG AGCAAATCAGTGAGAAAGATGAGGGCCCATACTACACTCACCTGGGGTCAGCACCCACTGTTGCTGGCATACGAGAGACAGTGGAGAAAAG GTCTGGTCTAACTGGTCGGGCCATCAGGATTGAGAAAGTAATATACACTGGCAAGGAAGGTAAAAGTACACAGGGGTGTCCCATAGCTAAATGG GTAATTCGACGATCCAGTGTTGAAGAAAAGCTGCTGGTGTTGGTGCGTGAACGTACTGGCCATAAATGTGACACAGCCTGTATTATTGTGGTAATGCTGGTATGGGAGGGCATCCCGCACAACCTCGCTGATCACCTCTACCTCGAGCTAAGTGAGACTCTAACGAAGAATGGGGCCCATACCCAGAGACGCTGCGCTCTTAACGAGGA GCGGACATGTGCATGCCAGGGATTAGATCCTGACGTAAGTGGAGCATCTTTCTCCTTTGGCTGTTCCTGGAGTATGTACTACAATGGCTGCAAGTTTGCCAGAAGCAAAATACCAAGAAAATTCAAGCTACTAGGAGATGATGTGAAAGAG GAagagaaaatagagaaaaaCTTTCAAAATCTGGCAAATTTATTGGCTCCCTTGTATCAAACTTTGGCACCTGAAGCATATGGAAACCAA GTGGAACATGAACACAGGGCAACAGATTGTCGCCTCGGGCTCAAGGAGGGCCGTCCCTTCTCTGGGGTCACTGCCTGTCTGGATTTCTGTGCGCATGCTCATAGAGACCTCCACAACATGCAGGGTGGCAGCACATTG GTGTGTACATTAACAAGTGAGGATAACCGAAAAATTGGAGTAATACCAGAGGATGAACAGCTCCATGTACTGCCTCTTTATAAAGCTTCCAGCACTGATGAATTTGGCAATGAGGAGGGTCAACAGGAAAAGATTAAGTCAGGTGCTATCCAAGTCCTCAGTGCCTTCCGCCGCCAGGTGCGCATGCTTGCAGAACCTGCCAAGTCTTGCCGGCAGAAAAAGCTGGATGCCAAGAAGGCAGCTGCCAACAAGAATGTCATGCTCGAAAGCGCTAATGATAAGGCAGAGAAGGCCCTCTTGACCAAATCAAAACTGGGCACTTGCGAGAATACTTCTCAGAACGCTCCAATGGAAG GTGCTATGGGAGCATCCCTACAGTCAGGTCAGGCAACTCACCCTCTTGGGGTCCATCATCAGCaactgcagcaacaacagcatGAGAGCATTCTTCCCCTGTACCCTGGATCAACAAATGCAACAAGCTTGTTTCCCAACCACCCTGGGACTTTTCCAAGCACTTCCAAGCCAAGCAGCATGTACCCACTGCAGCCACCAACACCAGCTAGCCCTTACCCCTCCCCACTCCATGCACCAAATTCTTACATTAATGGATCAAATCATCCATACCCAGGTTTTCAATGTAATGGAGGCATGCCCCTCGACAATTACCATCCATACTACGCTTCAAACCCAAAAACCTTGGACATATATCGTCAACAGAGGCCAGCGGTTTACTCAGAGCAGGCATATGGTGTGCATCAGCGTTATGGGGTAAATTATCCACCAAGGTATGGCGATTCAGGCTTACAGCTCAGTGGTTTCAATACTTGCAGCGTGAGGCCAATTCACCCGTTGAGACCCTATGCCCCTTATGGTCCCAATGGAGCCTCAGATCCCCAAATCATGGAACCTCACTCAAGAGCGCCATTAGCCCATGAAGGTCTGGACTATATAGCTGCTGTGAGTAAAGGCAATCAGCTTGGAGGTTACCCAAATCCATACCTATCACGGAGCCCTCACATTATAGCCCCAGGCCAAGATCCttttaatatgcaaataaagACCGAGATGTGCATGTCTCATCCGCAGATGCTTTCTACTCAGTTGAGCG GGTTAAGTCTGTCTAATGGGAGCGTCATGGGCACTGGTATAAAACAGGAGCCAGGAACACCCCAGACACCTACGACACCTCAAAAGcctgagatgtggtcagacaaTGAACACAACTTCTTGGACCCTGATATCGGTGGCGTTGCTGTGGCACCAAGCCATGGCTCAGTGCTCATCGAGTGTGCAAAACGGGAGCTTCATGCCACAACACCACTTAAAAACCCAAACCGCAACCACCCAACACGCATCTCATTGGTCTTCTACCAGCACAAAAATATGAATGAGGCCAAGCATGGTTTAGCACTGTGGGAAGCCAAGATGGCTGAGAAAGCtcgagaaaaggaggaagaaacagaAAGGAATGGTGGTGAGGGGACACCGAGCAAGGGCAGCAAGAAGGGGGTCAAACGTGAGGCTTCAGAAACCACTGGGGAGCCTCCCTGCAAACGTTTTATCCAGGCACTGATGGAGGGGTCTTTGTCATGCACAACAAACACCTTTGTCAGTACATCTCCGTATGCCTTCACCAAGGTGACAGGGCCTTACAATAAGTTTGTGTAG